Genomic DNA from Bacteroides zhangwenhongii:
ATTCGTGATCTTGCAATGATTGATCTCTTATGCTCAACCGGAATGCGTGTCGGTGAATTAGTAAAACTAAACCGAGAAGACATCAATTTTAATGAACGAGAATGCATTGTTTTTGGCAAAGGAAATAAAGAACGGATAGTGTATTTCAATGCAAGAGCTAAAATACATCTGCAACAATATCTTAGCTCCCGTAAAGACAGAAACAAGGCATTATTTGTCTCTCTTGCCAAGCCACATAATCGACTGCAAATATCGGGTGTAGAGGTTCGGTTACGTAAAATTGGGCATTCTTCAAAAATTGCTCGTGTCCATCCTCACAAATTCCGACGAACACTTGCTACAATGGCTATAGATAAAGGAATGCCTGTAGAACAAGTACAAAAGTTACTTGGTCATGTAAAAATTGATACTACCATGCATTATGCTATGGTTAATCAAAATAACGTAAAACTATCTCATCGTAAATACATTAATTAAAATGCGGATAAGATACAATACATATAACAATAAGAATCATCTGTTTTACAAAAACAGGCAGATAAATGATAATTTAGAGCAGCAGGCACAAGCGTTGTTCAAGTCTTGGTTTGTGGATTTCGAACCGTTCAGGGATGGCAAATTTGTGGATTCAGAGCTGGGAACTACCCCCAAAGAGCTACCAATAGTATACATTCAAAATATACCTCACAATATAGAAAGTGGAAAGAGACCGAAAGGTGGTGCTACTTTAAAAGGTATTCCGAGCATTGGTGCGGAAAATATTAAGGGATTGGGATATTATGACTATTCTAAGACAAAATATATTCCCCAAGAATATGCCCAAACTATAAAAAAGGGAAAGATTAATGGATATGAGCTATTGATTTACAAAGACGGAGGCAAGCCGGGATATTTTATTCCAAATTTCTCTATCTTTGGAGAAGGATTTCCTTTCAGCAAAATGTATATCAACGAGCATGTCTTCCTTTTAGACTTAATGGATAATGGCTATAATGCGTTTGCATATTTTTATATGCATACACCATACATTATAAACCAATTTAATTCAAATGGAGGCAAGGCTGCAATCCCTGGCATAAATACAAAAGATGTTGAATGTCTGCCCATCTACTCAAAAGAAAGTCCATATGTAAAAAGGTTTGGAGAAATAGTTCTTCCTTTTATCAAAACGATACTTTCTAACAGTCTTGAAAATGCAAGGTTGGCCAAAATGCGCGACACACTTCTTCCGAAGTTAATGTCTGGCAAACTAAAAATCAGTGAAATAGAAATATAATTATGAGTAAATCTATCGGCATATTAGATAAGGATTACATTTTATGGGTCAAGGAGCTTGTAAAGCGTTATCGTGGCAGCCAAATCAAGGCGGCAATAAAAGTGAACAAAGAAATACTTCGCTATTATTGGGAACTTGGCAAGGACATAGAGGAAAAACAGGCTGACAACAAGTATGGCAGTAAGTTCTACGCTACACTAAGCCGTGATTTGCGCCATGAAATGCCAGATGTCGAAGGACTGTCCGAAACTTCTATCCGCTACGCAAAACGTTTTTATGTTCTTTATAACCAACAGATTGTAAATCTTCCACAAGTTGTGGAAGAATCTGAAAAGGCAAATCTTCCACAACTTGTGGAAAGATTGTATTCCGATTTGTTCTCAATTCCTTGGGGACATCACCGCTATATCATTGACAAATGTTCAAATGATTCCGACAAGGCGTTGTTCTATGTCCGTCAAACATTGGAAAATGGTTGGAGCAGAGATATATTACTCAACGTATTGGGTACAAATCTGTATGAACGCAGCGGCAAAGCTCTGACAAATTTCAAGAGTACACTCCTTGATGTAGATAGCGATTTGGCACAGGAACTGACACGCGACCCCTACGACTTCTCTTTCACTGGTTTGCGTGGAAAATATAATGAACGCATATTGAAAGACACATTGCTGAATAACATCACAAACTTCCTATTGGAGCTTGGCACAGGGTTCGCATATGTTGGCAAAGAGTATCGCCTACAAATAGCAGAGAAAGAAAAGTTTATAGACTTACTCTTCTACAACCTCAAACTGTCTTGCTATGTGGTGGTAGAAGTGAAAATCGGTGAGTTCGACTTTGCCGATGCCGGTCAGTTAGGTGGCTATGTTGTAGCTTGCAATCATCTTCTTCGCAAGGAGGGACGCGATAATCCGACAATTGGATTACTTATTTGCAAGCAGAAAAACAATACTTTGGCTCAATATGCTTTGGAATCAAGCAGCCAGCCCCTCGGAATATCCGAATATGAGCTTGAAAAACTCTATCCCGAAAAGGTGGAAGGTACAATGCCATCCATCAAAGAGATAGAAGCTAAATTAGATGGTCAAACCAACTGCTAAATTCTCATTTATGGAACAGAAAAAAAGAATACGAAGACCTCTATCTACGAACTGTAGAGAGGAGAATAAGCCATGACTTGGAACTACGTCTTTTGCAACAATCGGTATTAACTGAAAATTAATGATTAAGTAGTCATCTATTCATGAAGACTATAATATGAACAAAATATAAAAATATGATTATGAATACGATTTTAACACCTTGTATTTTACAAACGATTATCATCTGTTGCACCATTATTATAATAATGGCAATAGCTGTTTCTGCATATAGAGTCAGTAAGGGACAACAGCGTGGTTGGGGATCATACATATATTATGCAAGTATATTGTCTATATTTGCAATATCAATATTCTCTTATTGTTTTTATGGGAATAGAAATGTTTTGGATTTCATATCACTAGCTTCCGCTTTGATATCAATAATTTTAGCAGTAATAACAATAATATATTCATTCTATAGCAATAGCCAATCAGCAAGCCAAGTTGAAACTTTAAACAAAGCGGCTGAAAGTGTAAAAAAAGCGACTACATCATATGCTGAATCAGCCGAAAGTCTGCAAGAAAATATTTCAAAAATAATTATGGCAGTAAATCGTGTCGAAGAAAAAACTGATAGATTATTAGGACTTACATCCTTTTCTTCATCAATATCAGGTGAAAGAGCGAACAATCATCTTGTGAATTTTGACTTAGATGCTTATATTAAAGGATATATAAATTTAGCATCACCACTTGGAATTATGGCTATGTATGCTTGTATAAGGTCGAAGGATGCAAATAAAGAATGGAATCTGAGTTTATTTTCTAACGAATCTAATCAAATTTATTGCAGTGGTTTTTTAATTTCCACAACAAGTGCAGGGTTTATTACATTTAATATAAATTTTAGCAGTGGTAATGTTTCTGTAACTGATTACATACCAAATGTAAAAAAGCATATTTTAAAATGGATTAATTCTTTTGATTTTACAAAAATAGAAGGCTTACAAAGCCTGAAAAATAATATTGATAGTTATTTTGAAAATCCTCAATGACATGAAAAAGTGGAAAGAATATAAATATACAGAGATAGCATCACTTATTGGAGGAGGTACACCCAAAACTACTAAAAAAGCATATTGGAATGGTCGTATTCCTTGGCTTTCAGTAAAAGATTTCTGTGGTGGTTCTAAATACGTTTATAATACAGAAAAGACTATAACAGATTTAGGCCTCATAAATAGTTCCACCAAACTATTAAACAAAGATGACATTATAATTTCTGCTAGAGGAACAGTGGGAGAAATAGCTATGCTACCTTTTGAAATGGCCTTTAACCAATCTTGTTTTGGAATAAGAGCTAATAATAATCGTATTCTTCCAGATTATCTATATTACCTAACAAAAACAAAGGTTAGAGAGTTGCAACATGCATCTCATGGAGCAGTATTTAATACAATAACGAAAAATACATTCGAGAACATTATTTGCCAAATTCCTCCTTTAGAGCAGCAAAAACAAATATCTACGATTCTTTCCTCCCTCGACGATAAAATCGAGTTGAACCGTCGGATAAATGATAATTTAGAGCAGCAGGCACAGGCGTTGTTCAAATCGTGGTTCGTGGATTTTGAACCGTTCAGAGGTGAAAAGTTCGTGAAATCGGAGTTTGGAATGATACCGAAAGGGTGGTATATAGGCAGCATCTATGAGCAAATAGATGTGGTATATGGTGCACCATATAGTTCTTCATTGTTTAATGAATCTAATAATGGACTTCCTTTAATTCGTATCAGAGATTTAAAAACATATTCCCCCCAGGTCTATACGACTGAAATTTTACCAAATACTGAATATATTGCAACTGGGGATGTCGTGGCAGGAATGGATGCTGAATTCATTCCTACTATTTGGCTAGGTGAAACAGGAATCTTAAACCAACGATGTTGTAAATTTATAGCAAGAGACGCTATGGTATCTAACTATTATGTACTTCATCTAATAAAACCAGAATTGGAGTTCGTACAAAGTTATAAAACAGGAACAACCGTTAGCCATTTAGGAAAGTGCGATATTGACAAATTTAGAATCATAGTACCACCTAACAATATCGTTATTAAATTCTCAAAGTTGGTTAATGCTTTATTTCGAGAAAAAGTACGGATTGCATCAGAAAGTCGTAATCTAACGACATTAAGAAACTCATTGCTACCCAAATTAATGTCAGGAGAACTTAATATCAACAATTTAAACTGCTAAATTCTCATTTATGGAAGAGTGGAAAGAATACCAATTAAAAGATGCAACCACCGTTTTAGGTGATGGTTTACATGGTACTCCAAAATATGACGAAAATGGAACTGTTTTTTTTATCAATGGGAATAATCTTGTTGATGGAAAAATCGAAATAAAAGAATCTACAAAGCGGGTTTCAGAAGATGAAGCCAATAAGTATAAAAAAAATCTAAACTCTCGTACAATATTGGTTTCTATTAATGGGACAATCGGTAATGTCGCAAAATATCAAGGAGAAGCATGCATCTTGGGTAAAAGCGCATGTTACTTCAATGTTTCAGAGGATTTCGACTTGAATTTTATATATTACGTTGTTGCCTCCAAACAATTCAAAAATAGCATAACGCACTTATCCACAGGAACTACAATTAAAAATGTATCATTGGAAACAATGAGGAATTATTCATTTGCAGCACCAAGCATAAACGAGCAAAAACGCATTGCGGAATTACTTTCCTCCCTCGACGATAAAATCGAGTTGAACCGTCGGATAAATGATAATTTAAAATTAATCGCCTAATATTCACTATGCTTTGGATTCGAAAATATATTAACCAAACACCGAGTTTCAACAACTTTGAAACTCATATTTCAACCATCGAAAAGACAGTTGAAACGAATCCTGCATTATGTATAGAAACCTGTAAAAGTTTAGTTGAAAGTATTTGCAAAACAATACTTACTAATCAAAATATCGAACATGACAACTATGGGCAATTTCAAACTTTAGTGAAACAAACAATAAATTGTCTGATAGATACAAATGAATACTATAAAGATGATTTATGTGAACTTGCCAGGAGAATAGCATCAGTCTCCCAAAAATTAGCGGAA
This window encodes:
- a CDS encoding restriction endonuclease subunit S — protein: MDFEPFRDGKFVDSELGTTPKELPIVYIQNIPHNIESGKRPKGGATLKGIPSIGAENIKGLGYYDYSKTKYIPQEYAQTIKKGKINGYELLIYKDGGKPGYFIPNFSIFGEGFPFSKMYINEHVFLLDLMDNGYNAFAYFYMHTPYIINQFNSNGGKAAIPGINTKDVECLPIYSKESPYVKRFGEIVLPFIKTILSNSLENARLAKMRDTLLPKLMSGKLKISEIEI
- a CDS encoding PDDEXK nuclease domain-containing protein encodes the protein MSKSIGILDKDYILWVKELVKRYRGSQIKAAIKVNKEILRYYWELGKDIEEKQADNKYGSKFYATLSRDLRHEMPDVEGLSETSIRYAKRFYVLYNQQIVNLPQVVEESEKANLPQLVERLYSDLFSIPWGHHRYIIDKCSNDSDKALFYVRQTLENGWSRDILLNVLGTNLYERSGKALTNFKSTLLDVDSDLAQELTRDPYDFSFTGLRGKYNERILKDTLLNNITNFLLELGTGFAYVGKEYRLQIAEKEKFIDLLFYNLKLSCYVVVEVKIGEFDFADAGQLGGYVVACNHLLRKEGRDNPTIGLLICKQKNNTLAQYALESSSQPLGISEYELEKLYPEKVEGTMPSIKEIEAKLDGQTNC
- a CDS encoding restriction endonuclease subunit S, with the protein product MKKWKEYKYTEIASLIGGGTPKTTKKAYWNGRIPWLSVKDFCGGSKYVYNTEKTITDLGLINSSTKLLNKDDIIISARGTVGEIAMLPFEMAFNQSCFGIRANNNRILPDYLYYLTKTKVRELQHASHGAVFNTITKNTFENIICQIPPLEQQKQISTILSSLDDKIELNRRINDNLEQQAQALFKSWFVDFEPFRGEKFVKSEFGMIPKGWYIGSIYEQIDVVYGAPYSSSLFNESNNGLPLIRIRDLKTYSPQVYTTEILPNTEYIATGDVVAGMDAEFIPTIWLGETGILNQRCCKFIARDAMVSNYYVLHLIKPELEFVQSYKTGTTVSHLGKCDIDKFRIIVPPNNIVIKFSKLVNALFREKVRIASESRNLTTLRNSLLPKLMSGELNINNLNC
- a CDS encoding restriction endonuclease subunit S, with product MEEWKEYQLKDATTVLGDGLHGTPKYDENGTVFFINGNNLVDGKIEIKESTKRVSEDEANKYKKNLNSRTILVSINGTIGNVAKYQGEACILGKSACYFNVSEDFDLNFIYYVVASKQFKNSITHLSTGTTIKNVSLETMRNYSFAAPSINEQKRIAELLSSLDDKIELNRRINDNLKLIA